A window of Etheostoma spectabile isolate EspeVRDwgs_2016 unplaced genomic scaffold, UIUC_Espe_1.0 scaffold00018611, whole genome shotgun sequence contains these coding sequences:
- the LOC116681317 gene encoding trace amine-associated receptor 13c-like has product MEVEDGAELCFPQFPNTSCRKPSSPWPQTLLIYIVCYSISLTTVTLNLLIIISISHFRQLHTPTNILLRSLAVSDLLVGLVLMPGEILKKTSCWFLGDFVCFLYNYLSIIISVSSLGDIVLISVDRYVAICDPLHYNTRITVNRVKLSVCLCWLYSASYSFLFVKDDLTQPRRYISCYGEYLLFIDYFTGLIDLVLSFIVPVTVIVALYLRVFAVAVSQARAMCAHITAVTHQLSVTSKAKKSELKAARTLGVLVVVFLICYCPYYCVSLLGDSFVNVSSASHVLFVFLCNSCLNPVIYAFLYPWFKKAVKLIVTLQILQPGSCETSML; this is encoded by the exons ATGGAGGTTGAGGACGGAGCCGAGCTCTGCTTTCCCCAGTTCCCAAACACCTCCTGCAGGAAGCCCTCGTCTCCTTGGCCCCAAACACTGCTCATTTACATTGTGTGCTACTCCATCTCTCTGACCACTGTGACTCTCAACCTGCTCATCATCATCTCAATCTCCCACTTCAG GCAGCTCCACACCCCCACCAACATCCTCCTCCGCTCTCTGGCTGTCTCAGACCTTCTAGTGGGCCTCGTGTTGATGCCGGGAGAAATCCTCAAAAAAACATCCTGCTGGTTTCTTggtgactttgtgtgttttctttataattATCTTTCAATCATCATTTCTGTATCCTCACTAGGTGACATAGTGCTCATATCAGTTGACCGTTATGTGGCTATTTGTGACCCTCTGCATTACAACACCAGAATCACTGTGAACAGAGTTAAActcagtgtttgtctgtgttggcTCTATTCTGCTTCCTACAGCTTTCTCTTTGTGAAGGATGACCTGACTCAACCCAGGAGGTATATTTCCTGCTACGGAGAATATCTTTTGTTCATTGACTATTTCACAGGACTAATAgatcttgttttgtcctttaTTGTTCCAGTTACTGTCATCGTAGCTCTGTATCTGAGAGTATTTGCCGTGGCTGTGTCTCAGGCCCGTGCCATGTGCGCTCACATTACAGCTGTCACACACCAACTGTCAGTGACTTCAAAGGCAAAGAAATCAGAGCTGAAAGCAGCCAGGACTCTTGGTGTTCTGGTAGTTGTGTTCCTAATATGTTACTGTCCATATTACTGTGTCTCTCTTCTGGGTGACAGCTTTGTTAATGTTTCATCTGCATCCCATGTTCTCTTTGTGTTCCTTTGTAACTCTTGTCTAAACCCTGTGATCTATGCCTTCCTTTACCCCTGGTTTAAAAAAGCAGTTAAACTCATAGTCACTCTTCAGATACTGCAGCCTGGCTCTTGTGAGACCAGCATGCTGTAG